The following proteins are co-located in the Dyadobacter chenwenxiniae genome:
- a CDS encoding carbohydrate-binding family 9-like protein, with protein MLRKFVLFSLWAGILLGIGTRHADARAAVPDSSLVIKKTTDFKIDGAGSAANWSTAKAFDITVQKGPNQPSPGKQFPTKVKMLYSDKGIYFLFDCTDKKLTATIMEDFGLLFKEDVVEVFLWPDTSLPIYLEYELSPLDYELPIIIANIKGRTEGWKAWHYNDRNRVQHATSAQGGQQKSMASVEGWKAEFFIPYTLMSPMVTGAPKSGTKWRGNFYRIDYDSETAYYSWQKTSGSFHEFNKFGTLIFE; from the coding sequence ATGTTGAGAAAATTCGTCCTCTTTTCGTTGTGGGCGGGAATCTTGCTGGGCATTGGCACCAGGCATGCCGACGCCCGAGCCGCTGTCCCTGACTCATCCCTGGTCATCAAAAAAACAACCGATTTCAAGATAGACGGAGCAGGCAGTGCCGCTAACTGGTCTACTGCAAAAGCCTTTGACATTACCGTTCAAAAAGGCCCGAACCAACCTTCCCCGGGAAAACAATTTCCCACCAAAGTGAAAATGCTCTACTCCGATAAAGGCATCTATTTCCTTTTCGATTGCACAGACAAGAAATTGACCGCGACCATCATGGAGGATTTTGGTTTGCTTTTTAAAGAGGATGTTGTTGAAGTTTTTCTCTGGCCCGACACCTCCCTGCCCATCTATCTGGAATACGAACTTTCCCCACTCGATTACGAGCTCCCTATTATTATCGCCAACATCAAAGGCAGAACCGAAGGCTGGAAAGCCTGGCATTACAACGATCGCAACCGCGTACAACACGCCACGAGCGCGCAAGGCGGACAGCAGAAAAGTATGGCGTCGGTGGAAGGCTGGAAAGCGGAATTTTTTATTCCCTATACATTAATGAGCCCAATGGTAACGGGCGCACCAAAGTCCGGAACCAAGTGGCGCGGCAATTTCTATCGCATTGATTATGACTCTGAAACGGCCTACTACTCCTGGCAAAAAACGAGTGGAAGTTTCCACGAATTCAATAAATTCGGCACATTGATTTTTGAGTGA
- a CDS encoding lactonase family protein: MTFAQQSGKEILYIGTYTQKGEGIYVYEFDRNNLSYKELQVLINKNSPSFLEFHPNKKFMYSANEGNSTVSSYAIDATGKLTTLNSKSSLGKGPCHVSVDPKGRFLYVSNYGSGQLGVYLLNSDGTIGAAADSIQDKGAASQKPHMHSVVPSADGKYIYASDLGIDKIMIYSVDPKTGKLTPGAVPYVEVKAGDGPRHFAIHPNGNFAYSAGELASVINSFKIVKNSGALVPLERVTMLPTDFTGKNSAADIHFSPDGKFLYASNRGHESLAIYAVDAQTGKLTIAGHAETHGKHPRNFLIDQKGDLAIVTNRDNDNVVFFKRNPQTGQLNYTSKEISVPTPVCVKQLFLN, translated from the coding sequence ATGACATTTGCACAACAATCCGGAAAAGAAATCCTTTACATAGGCACTTACACCCAGAAGGGGGAAGGAATTTATGTCTATGAATTCGACAGAAATAACTTGTCTTACAAGGAATTACAGGTCTTAATCAATAAAAACAGTCCTTCATTCCTGGAATTCCACCCCAACAAAAAATTCATGTATTCCGCTAACGAAGGCAACAGCACGGTGTCTTCCTATGCCATTGACGCCACCGGAAAACTGACGACATTGAATTCGAAATCATCGCTCGGAAAGGGTCCTTGCCACGTAAGCGTGGATCCCAAAGGCCGGTTCCTGTATGTTTCGAATTATGGAAGCGGGCAACTGGGCGTTTATCTGCTCAATAGTGACGGGACAATCGGTGCCGCGGCAGACAGCATTCAGGACAAAGGGGCAGCCTCCCAAAAACCGCATATGCATTCGGTAGTCCCTTCGGCAGATGGTAAATATATTTACGCTTCTGACCTGGGGATTGATAAAATCATGATTTACTCGGTTGACCCAAAAACCGGAAAACTCACGCCGGGCGCCGTTCCTTACGTCGAAGTAAAAGCAGGCGACGGCCCCCGCCATTTCGCTATTCATCCGAACGGAAATTTCGCCTACTCGGCTGGCGAACTCGCTTCTGTTATTAATTCTTTCAAAATTGTGAAAAACTCCGGCGCGCTGGTTCCTTTAGAACGCGTGACTATGCTTCCCACTGATTTTACGGGTAAAAATTCCGCCGCAGACATTCACTTTTCGCCGGACGGTAAATTTTTATACGCCTCCAACCGCGGACACGAAAGTCTGGCCATTTATGCTGTTGACGCCCAAACAGGCAAACTAACCATCGCAGGACACGCAGAAACGCATGGAAAACATCCCCGTAATTTTTTAATAGACCAGAAAGGAGACCTGGCGATTGTGACCAATCGCGACAATGATAATGTGGTGTTTTTCAAAAGGAACCCACAAACCGGCCAGCTTAATTATACCAGCAAGGAGATCAGCGTCCCTACGCCTGTATGTGTAAAGCAGCTTTTCCTC